A portion of the Eubacterium maltosivorans genome contains these proteins:
- a CDS encoding lysozyme family protein, translating into MKKRRRSRKKKRFRPLIWGIVVITGILLLNCSFMAGRGNKNNDKSQEEGLSSAVVEYRPVVAQYAAEYGIEEYTDYLLAVMQVESGGNHEDVMQSSESLGLPPNSLETEESINQGCRYFAKLLRLAAEKGCDFNTVVQAYNFGDEFLDFIAENGGIYTIELAEEYARQKSGGEEVTYLNPIALKANGGWRYKYGNMFYVQLVYQYV; encoded by the coding sequence ATGAAGAAAAGAAGGCGTTCCAGAAAGAAAAAACGGTTCAGGCCGCTTATCTGGGGAATCGTGGTGATCACAGGGATCCTTCTTCTTAACTGCAGCTTTATGGCTGGAAGGGGAAATAAAAACAATGACAAATCTCAGGAAGAGGGACTTTCGTCAGCGGTTGTTGAGTACAGACCGGTGGTCGCGCAGTACGCTGCCGAGTATGGGATAGAAGAATACACGGATTATCTGCTGGCGGTCATGCAGGTAGAATCCGGAGGCAACCATGAGGATGTAATGCAGTCCAGCGAATCACTGGGGCTGCCGCCGAACAGCCTGGAGACAGAAGAGTCCATCAACCAGGGATGCCGCTATTTTGCAAAGCTGTTGAGACTTGCTGCGGAAAAGGGCTGTGATTTTAACACCGTCGTGCAGGCCTACAATTTCGGTGACGAATTTCTGGACTTTATCGCGGAAAACGGAGGTATCTACACCATAGAGCTGGCAGAGGAATACGCCAGACAGAAATCCGGCGGCGAAGAAGTGACCTATTTAAACCCCATCGCCCTGAAAGCAAACGGGGGCTGGCGCTATAAATACGGAAATATGTTCTATGTTCAGCTTGTTTACCAGTATGTCTGA
- a CDS encoding GNAT family N-acetyltransferase, which translates to MYRIEDLTIVQAEKKDVEALLKYRDAIGAESDNLTFGREGSGMTLEAQEAFIQKTRKDEGSVIYVGKINDEIVALGSITAYNKPRIRHRGELGLTVRKPYWNQGIATKMMQALMDFAKESTSCEIVELEVRSDNKTAVHLYEKFGFRTIGVYEKFFKIGEQYATANLMTCCL; encoded by the coding sequence GTGTACAGAATAGAGGATCTAACCATTGTGCAGGCTGAGAAGAAGGACGTAGAGGCGCTCTTAAAATATCGCGATGCAATCGGCGCTGAGAGCGACAATTTAACCTTTGGCAGAGAAGGCTCTGGCATGACACTGGAAGCCCAGGAGGCTTTTATCCAAAAAACAAGAAAAGACGAGGGATCAGTCATATATGTTGGAAAAATTAATGATGAAATCGTGGCTCTGGGCTCGATTACAGCCTATAATAAACCGCGTATCCGCCATCGGGGAGAGCTGGGTTTGACGGTTCGGAAACCGTACTGGAACCAGGGAATTGCTACAAAAATGATGCAGGCCCTGATGGATTTCGCAAAGGAGAGCACAAGCTGTGAGATCGTTGAGCTGGAGGTCCGGTCAGATAATAAGACTGCTGTCCACCTTTATGAGAAGTTTGGTTTTAGAACCATCGGTGTCTATGAAAAATTCTTTAAAATCGGAGAACAATACGCCACAGCCAATTTGATGACCTGCTGTCTATAG
- a CDS encoding KTSC domain-containing protein, with protein sequence MSMHFVSSTLVDSIGYHNGNLYIQFKNGNLYEYFNVPFRHYQGMLAAKSVGKYYGRYIRGQYPRKKIAYNL encoded by the coding sequence ATGTCAATGCATTTTGTCAGCTCTACCCTGGTCGATTCCATCGGGTACCACAATGGGAATCTGTATATCCAGTTTAAAAACGGTAATCTATACGAATATTTTAATGTCCCTTTCCGCCATTACCAGGGCATGCTGGCCGCGAAATCTGTCGGCAAATATTACGGAAGGTACATCCGTGGGCAGTATCCCCGCAAAAAGATCGCCTACAACCTATAG
- a CDS encoding YjzC family protein — protein MMSELVNPGTDNQAPGTYKEVGPRGGEIKNGRVVTIAKGDRLPPTQEAGHKWKKQ, from the coding sequence ATGATGTCAGAACTCGTAAATCCTGGTACAGACAATCAGGCACCAGGTACCTATAAGGAAGTAGGCCCACGCGGCGGTGAAATTAAAAACGGCCGTGTCGTCACAATCGCCAAGGGCGACCGCCTTCCCCCTACTCAGGAAGCCGGCCATAAATGGAAAAAGCAATAA
- a CDS encoding CaiB/BaiF CoA transferase family protein codes for MTDKREEGALEGLKILDFSTLLPGPFATTMLADLGAEVLKISGPGKPDIVLDYPPFIEGTTVSANQAWLGRNKKTMLLNLKKPGAVEVVKKLIMEYDIVMEQFRPGVMEKLGLGYEALAEINPRLIYCSLTGYGQTGPLSHRAGHDINYLARSGNMAQAGRAETGPVLTNMQVADVAVGSMNSVIGILAAVQYRNRTGKGQRVDIAMLDGLIPFNGMDGTAFLAAGKVPKREGERLNGGCMYDFYETKDGQYLSVGALEPKFWAEFCHCIGREDLIEGSVWPEDVKAVKEVIRGILKEKTRDEWMAVFDGCDVCVEPVLSVQEALLEDAHIRAREMVVEVELPLSDGKKVPQYGTAVKLSESPAQYRFGGYPVGYHTEAVLKALGCSDDAIESLTSI; via the coding sequence ATGACCGATAAAAGAGAAGAAGGTGCTCTGGAGGGATTGAAAATACTGGATTTTTCAACCCTTTTGCCGGGTCCTTTCGCTACAACCATGCTGGCAGACCTGGGGGCAGAGGTACTGAAAATAAGCGGGCCGGGCAAGCCGGATATTGTATTGGACTATCCGCCTTTTATTGAGGGGACCACTGTATCGGCGAACCAGGCTTGGCTTGGGCGCAATAAAAAGACCATGCTGCTGAATTTGAAAAAGCCCGGAGCCGTAGAAGTCGTCAAAAAGCTGATCATGGAATACGATATTGTGATGGAGCAGTTCAGACCTGGGGTTATGGAGAAACTGGGGCTGGGCTATGAAGCCCTTGCCGAGATCAACCCGCGCCTGATCTACTGCTCCTTAACTGGCTATGGACAGACAGGGCCTCTGAGCCATAGGGCTGGACATGATATTAATTACCTGGCAAGAAGCGGAAACATGGCCCAGGCCGGACGTGCAGAAACAGGACCAGTCCTGACCAATATGCAGGTTGCGGATGTGGCGGTTGGCTCGATGAATTCAGTCATTGGAATTTTGGCAGCGGTCCAGTACCGGAATCGGACGGGGAAAGGACAGCGTGTGGATATTGCCATGCTGGACGGCCTTATTCCCTTTAATGGTATGGACGGCACTGCCTTTCTGGCAGCTGGAAAAGTTCCGAAGCGGGAAGGCGAGCGCCTGAATGGCGGCTGTATGTATGATTTTTATGAGACAAAAGATGGGCAATACCTGAGTGTTGGCGCTCTTGAGCCAAAATTTTGGGCAGAGTTTTGCCATTGCATCGGGCGTGAGGATTTGATCGAGGGATCGGTGTGGCCAGAGGACGTAAAGGCAGTCAAGGAGGTCATAAGGGGGATTCTCAAGGAAAAAACAAGAGATGAGTGGATGGCTGTTTTTGACGGCTGCGATGTGTGTGTGGAGCCAGTGCTCTCAGTACAGGAGGCTTTGTTGGAGGACGCGCATATTCGCGCGCGTGAAATGGTGGTAGAGGTAGAGCTGCCGCTGTCGGATGGTAAGAAGGTCCCCCAGTACGGCACTGCAGTCAAGCTGTCCGAAAGCCCCGCCCAATACCGGTTCGGCGGTTATCCGGTCGGTTATCACACCGAAGCAGTGCTGAAAGCATTGGGCTGCTCAGATGACGCGATCGAAAGCTTAACTTCTATATAA
- a CDS encoding alpha-amylase has product MNNGTMMQYFEWYLPADKLLWKRCAAQAGNLKKAGITAVWLPPAYKGADGIYDVGYAVYDTYDLGEFDQKGDVATKYGTREEYLMAIDAFHNEGIQVLADIVLNHRIGADECEETEAIQSKETDRNEQIGEKSVITAWTRFTFPGRDGKYSDFTWNWRYFDGTDWDNKSNSGGIYRFHDKGWDSEVDPENGNYDYLMGADVDMTNREVVEELKRWGKWYLETANMDGFRLDAVKHIRFEFFDEWLSYLRETTGKELFSVGEYWSAEVETLEHYFKVCNWSMSLFDVPLHFKFHQASCEGQAFDMGSLLENTLVTTFPDKAVTFVDNHDTQPGQSLESWVQEWFKPQAYAVILLREGGYPCIFYGDYYGMPHDNLPAVIGLEMLLRVRSLYAYGQQHDYFDDANIVGWTREGDVEHPDSGIGVLLSNGPEGEKRMYLGATFAGQFFRDCTRHFSEPVFIDAEGYGVFRVSQASLSVWVNERAYGVLMINLP; this is encoded by the coding sequence ATGAATAACGGAACAATGATGCAGTATTTTGAATGGTACCTCCCGGCGGATAAGCTGTTATGGAAGCGTTGTGCCGCTCAGGCGGGAAATCTGAAAAAAGCTGGAATCACTGCTGTATGGCTGCCGCCTGCCTATAAGGGAGCGGATGGTATTTACGATGTGGGCTATGCGGTTTACGATACATACGACCTTGGAGAATTTGATCAAAAGGGGGATGTTGCCACCAAATACGGCACCCGCGAAGAGTACCTGATGGCTATTGACGCCTTTCACAATGAGGGAATTCAGGTTTTAGCCGATATTGTATTAAACCACCGGATTGGCGCGGATGAATGTGAGGAAACAGAAGCGATCCAGAGTAAGGAAACAGACCGTAACGAGCAAATCGGCGAAAAAAGCGTTATCACAGCCTGGACAAGGTTTACCTTTCCGGGAAGAGATGGAAAATACTCGGATTTCACCTGGAACTGGCGTTATTTTGACGGGACAGACTGGGATAATAAAAGCAACAGCGGCGGTATTTACCGGTTCCATGACAAGGGCTGGGACAGCGAGGTCGATCCGGAAAACGGCAATTATGACTACCTGATGGGCGCAGATGTTGATATGACCAACCGCGAGGTGGTCGAGGAGCTGAAGCGGTGGGGAAAATGGTACCTCGAAACCGCCAATATGGACGGTTTCCGTCTGGATGCGGTCAAGCATATTCGTTTTGAGTTTTTTGATGAATGGCTCTCCTATCTCAGAGAGACAACTGGCAAGGAGCTTTTTTCAGTGGGCGAATACTGGAGTGCGGAGGTCGAAACGCTGGAGCATTATTTTAAGGTCTGCAACTGGAGCATGTCGCTCTTTGACGTGCCTCTGCATTTTAAATTTCATCAGGCCTCCTGTGAGGGACAGGCCTTTGATATGGGCAGTCTTCTGGAAAACACGCTGGTCACCACTTTTCCAGATAAAGCGGTAACCTTTGTGGATAACCACGATACCCAGCCAGGACAGTCTCTGGAGTCCTGGGTTCAGGAATGGTTTAAACCCCAGGCCTACGCGGTGATCCTGCTGCGGGAAGGCGGTTATCCCTGTATTTTTTATGGGGATTATTACGGCATGCCCCACGATAACCTGCCGGCAGTCATTGGATTGGAAATGCTTTTGAGGGTCCGGAGCCTTTACGCTTACGGACAGCAGCACGATTATTTTGACGATGCGAATATTGTGGGATGGACAAGAGAAGGGGACGTCGAGCATCCGGATTCTGGTATTGGAGTTTTACTCTCCAACGGACCGGAAGGTGAAAAGCGTATGTATCTTGGAGCCACCTTTGCAGGTCAGTTCTTCAGAGACTGTACCCGCCATTTTTCGGAGCCGGTTTTCATAGATGCAGAGGGCTACGGCGTTTTCAGGGTTTCGCAGGCCTCGCTGTCCGTTTGGGTTAACGAGCGGGCCTACGGAGTGCTGATGATTAATCTCCCATAA
- a CDS encoding CorA family divalent cation transporter encodes MLYLMEKSGIHRAEEKTALEPDKKYIGVYTYEEASGQGDKFGLHAGFLNRTLSNDSIRFESYDHLDMLCIAVVDLAVMKLDVPTMHLFIQENAFLIVCEDMAFVSRILEQISVYDKLEVSFGRLLFHLFDKLLEDDNSYLDKFEEKIMALEKKIINDKRNKNYVNNIIGYRKKLVLLKRYYEQVSVVFKYIDLNENKLFDHQSLKLLRILSGKVDRLYNNVLSLIEYVTQIREAYQAEVDINLNTTMKLFTVITTIFFPLSLIAGWYGMNFNMPEYQSLYGYPMVIILSAGVIIASIIYFKRNHWF; translated from the coding sequence ATGTTATATTTGATGGAAAAATCGGGGATTCACCGTGCAGAGGAAAAAACGGCGCTGGAGCCGGATAAGAAATATATTGGTGTCTACACATATGAGGAGGCCAGCGGGCAGGGGGATAAATTTGGACTTCATGCCGGGTTTTTAAATCGGACGCTGTCCAATGACTCGATTCGCTTTGAAAGCTACGACCATCTGGATATGCTCTGCATTGCCGTGGTCGATCTGGCGGTAATGAAGCTGGATGTCCCCACAATGCATCTGTTTATCCAGGAAAACGCTTTTTTGATTGTCTGTGAGGATATGGCGTTTGTCAGCAGAATTCTTGAGCAGATTTCAGTGTACGATAAGCTCGAGGTGAGTTTTGGACGGCTGCTGTTTCATCTTTTTGACAAGCTCCTGGAGGACGATAACAGTTACCTGGATAAATTTGAAGAGAAAATTATGGCGCTTGAGAAAAAGATCATCAATGACAAAAGAAATAAAAACTATGTGAATAATATTATCGGCTACAGAAAAAAACTGGTACTGCTGAAAAGATATTATGAACAGGTCAGTGTTGTTTTTAAGTATATTGATTTAAATGAAAATAAGCTTTTTGATCATCAGTCTTTAAAACTGCTGCGAATTTTGTCGGGGAAAGTGGACCGCCTTTATAACAACGTGCTCTCGCTCATCGAATATGTGACTCAGATACGGGAGGCTTATCAGGCCGAGGTCGACATAAACCTCAATACAACAATGAAATTATTTACGGTTATCACCACCATCTTTTTTCCGCTCAGCCTGATTGCAGGCTGGTATGGTATGAATTTTAATATGCCGGAGTATCAGAGCCTTTACGGCTACCCTATGGTTATTATTCTGAGCGCCGGAGTGATCATTGCCTCGATTATCTATTTTAAGCGGAACCACTGGTTTTAA
- the mscL gene encoding large conductance mechanosensitive channel protein MscL gives MKNLLKEFKEFALRGNVMELAVAVIMGAAFQGIISSLTGDIISPVLGLFGGVDFSNLAINIGDASIRYGAFVTAVINFIIMAFVIFLMVKGMNKLAGLRKTKDSEVDEEKTKTCPYCYTEIPEKAVRCPNCTTVLVKRKKQAAAEIQKED, from the coding sequence ATGAAAAATTTACTCAAAGAATTCAAAGAGTTTGCGCTCAGAGGCAATGTGATGGAACTGGCTGTCGCGGTGATTATGGGCGCAGCCTTTCAGGGAATTATCAGCTCATTGACCGGGGACATTATTTCGCCAGTTCTTGGCCTTTTTGGCGGTGTTGATTTCAGTAATCTTGCAATTAATATTGGTGATGCCAGTATCCGGTATGGCGCCTTTGTAACAGCGGTTATTAATTTCATTATCATGGCCTTCGTCATTTTTTTAATGGTCAAGGGCATGAACAAGCTGGCAGGCCTCAGAAAAACAAAGGACAGCGAGGTGGATGAAGAAAAAACAAAAACCTGTCCTTACTGCTATACTGAAATACCCGAAAAAGCAGTGCGCTGCCCAAATTGCACCACAGTTTTGGTTAAACGGAAAAAGCAAGCGGCAGCAGAAATCCAAAAGGAAGATTAA
- a CDS encoding DsrE family protein has protein sequence MKILFHVDDTDRLSMAATNAANAVKYIQDNKLTLEAEIVVNGEAVAGLVRRRIDEPLYQSLQKLADGKVCIAACQNALKAHQLSKEDLCDFVTVVPAGVIELARKQEEGYAYIKP, from the coding sequence ATGAAAATACTATTTCATGTTGATGATACAGACCGGTTAAGCATGGCGGCAACCAATGCTGCCAATGCCGTTAAGTACATTCAGGATAACAAGCTTACTCTTGAGGCCGAGATTGTGGTGAACGGTGAAGCTGTGGCCGGGTTGGTTCGCAGGCGTATTGATGAGCCGCTATACCAAAGCCTGCAAAAGCTGGCAGACGGAAAGGTGTGCATTGCTGCCTGTCAAAACGCGTTGAAGGCTCATCAGCTTTCAAAAGAAGACCTGTGCGATTTCGTTACTGTTGTCCCCGCAGGGGTCATTGAGTTAGCCCGGAAACAGGAAGAAGGCTATGCTTACATTAAGCCTTGA
- a CDS encoding TetR/AcrR family transcriptional regulator, whose translation MNTNVTSREALVTAAREIALAESLSKISIRRIATVCGISVGAIYNYFPTKSELMIAVIEDFWRSAFHGVGDDLFKEKNFCLFIKGVYERLYCNVQEVYESWLEEITRLDLGQSGKEQEARHFEHIKKGLLKVLENDDAIRQDVWNDQFTKTGLIDFVFDNLLLLMGKREKECCFLTQMLEQVLYRE comes from the coding sequence ATGAATACAAACGTAACGTCCAGGGAAGCGCTGGTGACGGCTGCCCGGGAAATCGCGCTGGCAGAAAGCCTATCTAAAATCAGTATACGGCGGATTGCCACTGTATGCGGCATCTCTGTTGGCGCAATATATAATTACTTTCCGACCAAAAGTGAGCTGATGATTGCAGTTATTGAAGACTTTTGGCGGTCCGCCTTTCATGGCGTGGGAGACGATTTATTTAAAGAAAAGAATTTTTGCCTTTTTATAAAAGGCGTCTATGAGCGTCTGTATTGCAATGTGCAGGAAGTTTATGAAAGCTGGCTGGAAGAAATTACCAGGCTTGATCTGGGCCAGAGCGGTAAGGAGCAGGAAGCACGGCATTTTGAGCATATCAAAAAAGGGCTGCTGAAGGTTCTGGAGAACGACGATGCCATAAGACAGGACGTCTGGAATGATCAGTTCACAAAAACAGGGCTCATTGATTTTGTTTTTGACAATTTACTGCTCCTTATGGGAAAAAGGGAAAAGGAATGCTGCTTTTTAACCCAGATGCTGGAGCAGGTGCTCTATCGCGAATAA
- the mscL gene encoding large conductance mechanosensitive channel protein MscL — protein sequence MFDDFKKFAFKGNILSLAIGVVIGNSFNKVVSSVVSDILMPFFGYLTAGIDFKTLKLVLHPATLEGDKIIRPELVISYGDFLQNVIDFFIIALSIYIVTKAIRKISRKDQNQDQQDAVTEIDLLTDIKNILEKDQSSPPAPLPESVKAQKTDLPEQNVPIHKNAQKLRLDKKYRIH from the coding sequence GTGTTTGATGATTTTAAAAAATTTGCGTTTAAGGGAAATATCCTTAGCCTGGCCATCGGCGTGGTCATTGGTAACTCTTTTAATAAGGTAGTATCCTCGGTAGTCAGCGATATTCTCATGCCCTTTTTTGGCTATCTGACAGCAGGCATTGATTTTAAGACGCTGAAACTGGTGCTGCATCCGGCAACCCTTGAGGGCGATAAAATTATCCGGCCAGAGCTTGTGATCTCTTATGGGGATTTTTTGCAGAATGTCATTGATTTTTTTATTATAGCGCTGTCCATTTATATTGTGACAAAAGCCATTCGGAAGATCAGCCGCAAAGATCAGAATCAAGATCAGCAGGATGCAGTGACGGAAATTGACCTTTTGACCGATATAAAAAATATATTGGAAAAAGATCAGAGCAGCCCTCCGGCACCATTGCCGGAAAGTGTGAAGGCTCAAAAAACAGACCTGCCAGAACAAAATGTTCCGATTCACAAAAATGCGCAGAAGCTGCGGCTTGATAAAAAGTATAGAATCCATTAA
- the sdaAB gene encoding L-serine ammonia-lyase, iron-sulfur-dependent subunit beta — protein MKELSVFDIIGPNMIGPSSSHTAGALRIALLARKMVKETIRKVDFVLYGSFARTYRGHGTDKALVAGILGFGTEDYRIRDSFEYARKAGLEYRFIANTEKKDIHPNTVAITITDIEGQTTVVVGESVGGGAAVIREINGVEIALSGEYNTILVKQRDKPGVLAHITRCLSDCQINIAFTKLYREKKGEIAYTIIETDEEITGEVIAAIEASENIFSATRIEL, from the coding sequence TTGAAAGAACTATCCGTATTTGATATTATCGGGCCAAATATGATCGGGCCTTCCAGCTCCCATACCGCAGGAGCTTTAAGAATCGCACTTCTGGCCCGCAAAATGGTCAAGGAGACCATCCGAAAGGTAGATTTTGTGCTCTATGGTTCTTTTGCCAGGACCTACCGCGGACATGGCACAGACAAGGCCCTGGTGGCTGGAATTTTAGGCTTTGGCACCGAGGACTACCGTATTCGGGATTCCTTTGAGTATGCCAGAAAAGCAGGGCTTGAATACCGTTTTATTGCTAATACCGAGAAAAAGGATATCCATCCCAATACTGTAGCCATTACTATCACCGATATAGAGGGACAGACCACTGTTGTCGTCGGAGAGTCCGTAGGCGGCGGAGCCGCAGTGATCCGGGAAATCAACGGTGTCGAGATTGCCCTTTCCGGCGAATATAACACTATTCTGGTCAAGCAGAGGGATAAGCCCGGCGTGCTGGCCCATATCACCCGATGCCTGAGCGACTGCCAGATCAATATCGCTTTTACCAAGCTCTATCGAGAAAAGAAAGGCGAAATCGCTTATACAATTATCGAAACCGACGAAGAGATCACGGGCGAGGTCATCGCAGCCATCGAGGCGTCCGAGAATATTTTCAGCGCTACGCGCATCGAGCTGTAG
- the sdaAA gene encoding L-serine ammonia-lyase, iron-sulfur-dependent, subunit alpha, whose translation MNFTNGSTLLKSCHRHQCPISEAMFRRETTYLENTPEETEARMHHAWEIMKDAVRTSLEEELTSVGGLIGGEARKLNARRQAGKSISGPLTAKAIAYAMGVLEVNASMGLIVAAPTAGSSGVLPGVLMAVQEEHGFRDTEMEKALFNAGAIGYIISRNATVAGAEGGCQAEVGAASAMAASALTELFGGTPQMCLGAAANALSNLLGLVCDPIAGLVEAPCQKRNAIGASNAIISAEIALSGVESLVPFDEAVSAMLQVGRRLPPELRETALGGMAATPTGCALCKQIYKGQDEEERE comes from the coding sequence ATGAATTTTACAAATGGAAGTACCCTGTTAAAAAGCTGTCACCGCCATCAGTGTCCGATTTCAGAGGCCATGTTCAGAAGAGAAACGACCTATCTGGAAAACACGCCTGAAGAAACAGAAGCCCGGATGCATCACGCCTGGGAAATTATGAAGGACGCGGTCAGAACCTCCCTTGAGGAAGAGCTGACCTCTGTCGGCGGACTTATCGGCGGTGAGGCTCGGAAGCTTAACGCGCGCCGCCAGGCAGGCAAAAGCATCAGTGGTCCTCTGACCGCTAAAGCCATCGCCTATGCCATGGGCGTGCTTGAAGTGAACGCCTCCATGGGGCTGATCGTTGCGGCGCCTACTGCTGGCTCCTCCGGCGTACTGCCTGGAGTTCTCATGGCCGTTCAGGAGGAACACGGCTTTAGGGATACCGAGATGGAAAAAGCATTATTCAACGCGGGGGCTATCGGCTATATTATTTCACGGAACGCAACCGTTGCTGGAGCAGAAGGCGGCTGTCAGGCCGAGGTCGGTGCCGCCAGCGCCATGGCGGCCAGCGCGCTGACCGAGCTCTTTGGCGGAACCCCGCAGATGTGCCTGGGTGCCGCCGCAAACGCTCTTTCAAATCTGCTGGGACTGGTTTGTGACCCCATTGCAGGATTGGTGGAAGCGCCGTGTCAGAAGCGGAACGCCATCGGGGCTTCCAATGCCATTATCAGCGCAGAGATCGCATTGAGCGGCGTGGAAAGCCTTGTTCCCTTTGACGAGGCAGTCAGCGCCATGCTGCAGGTCGGAAGACGGCTGCCGCCAGAGCTACGGGAGACAGCCCTTGGGGGCATGGCCGCAACGCCGACAGGCTGTGCGCTGTGCAAGCAAATTTATAAAGGACAGGATGAGGAGGAAAGAGAATGA
- a CDS encoding deoxycytidylate deaminase: MKREDYLSWDEYFMGIALLAAKRSKDPGTQVGACIVSPDNKILTMGYNGMPTGCHDDEMPWEREGEPLETKYLYVCHAEFNAILNNGGRSLKGATLYATLFPCNECAKAIIQSGIQKVIYMEDKYADTDAVIASKRMFDMVGVTYEAYEVKHKKIVIEL, encoded by the coding sequence ATGAAAAGAGAAGATTATTTGTCCTGGGATGAATACTTCATGGGGATCGCCCTGCTGGCAGCCAAAAGAAGCAAGGACCCTGGAACACAGGTAGGAGCCTGTATTGTAAGCCCGGACAACAAAATTTTAACCATGGGCTATAATGGAATGCCCACAGGCTGTCATGATGACGAGATGCCCTGGGAGCGGGAAGGCGAGCCCCTTGAGACAAAATATCTTTACGTCTGTCATGCTGAATTTAACGCTATTTTGAATAACGGCGGTCGTTCTCTGAAAGGAGCGACCCTTTACGCAACCCTTTTTCCCTGTAATGAATGCGCCAAAGCCATCATTCAGTCGGGAATTCAAAAAGTTATTTATATGGAGGATAAATACGCAGATACCGACGCGGTCATTGCCTCCAAAAGAATGTTCGATATGGTTGGGGTCACCTACGAGGCCTATGAAGTTAAGCATAAGAAAATTGTCATTGAGCTGTAA
- a CDS encoding pentapeptide repeat-containing protein has protein sequence MRLQPPAFPDPLKPYNDLLTIIYECIDEDEDIESFKFSDTGLEAFRQSKLEFHHCQFKNCQFLSSGLTHTFFADVIFTGCDLSNLNLSDSTFHRVVFKNCKLLGTDFNACILEECHFTECLGNFMNFSTSKTKHVLFENCPLQNVSFQDCKLKTTQFQQCDLTEADFLHTPLKGIDFTSDTLSRITVSGSQELRGAVVNLFQAAELSRLLGVVIKE, from the coding sequence ATGCGCTTACAACCACCGGCTTTTCCCGATCCCCTAAAGCCTTATAATGACCTGCTCACAATTATTTATGAATGTATTGATGAGGATGAGGATATCGAAAGCTTTAAATTCAGCGATACTGGTCTTGAAGCTTTCCGCCAGTCAAAGCTTGAATTTCACCACTGCCAGTTTAAGAACTGTCAGTTTCTATCTTCTGGCCTGACCCATACTTTTTTTGCCGACGTTATTTTTACCGGCTGTGATCTATCGAATCTTAACCTCAGTGATTCCACCTTCCACCGCGTCGTCTTCAAAAACTGCAAACTGCTGGGCACCGATTTTAACGCCTGTATTTTGGAAGAATGCCACTTTACGGAATGCCTTGGAAATTTCATGAATTTTTCCACCAGTAAAACCAAGCACGTCCTGTTTGAGAACTGCCCCCTCCAAAATGTCAGCTTCCAGGACTGTAAATTGAAAACCACCCAGTTTCAGCAGTGCGACCTCACTGAAGCTGATTTTCTCCATACGCCTTTAAAGGGTATAGATTTCACGAGCGATACCCTGAGCCGGATCACGGTTTCCGGCAGCCAGGAGCTGCGAGGCGCTGTTGTAAATCTTTTTCAGGCCGCTGAGCTTTCAAGGCTTCTGGGGGTTGTCATCAAGGAATAA